In a genomic window of Sarcophilus harrisii chromosome 4, mSarHar1.11, whole genome shotgun sequence:
- the LOC116423665 gene encoding basic salivary proline-rich protein 4-like: MAWPGRGLPDPGGRQPPTAGRRTLGPRASGAGAREGGRRLPGQRPRGRRAGVLAMAPPARCAPRFPGGSGSARGSAAEPQQAPELSARPPSCSARDAQLSPSLSPGSSDAGTWTPRAGRGRGSQSSGLPIGRAARPSRQAPPPCRHPRRTGEIIKCPELCGAAARARGPPVLSGRPRLPEAPRGSPGAPDGRSGSLSRGRLQAPDPGATGRLAPCRPPASSAPRWTPPAPRGESCPSWSLPGGQGWGAFEEPGPCTCRRGRSPPGKPLEPRKGAEPGPGRSESPPRSPEDRGPWRSSSPTPGFIESGKLRHRAGKASAQSHAANG, translated from the coding sequence ATGGCATGGCCGGGGCGCGGGCTCCCCGACCCCGGGGGGAGGCAGCCCCCGACGGCCGGGAGGCGGACGCTGGGTCCCCGGGCGTCCGGCGCCGGCGCGCGGGAAGGCGGGCGGAGGCTGCCCGGTCAGCGTCCCCGGGGCCGCAGGGCCGGGGTCCTGGCCATGGCCCCGCCTGCCCGGTGCGCCCCGCGCTTCCCTGGGGGCTCGGGGTCCGCCCGCGGGTCCGCAGCTGAGCCGCAGCAGGCGCCGGAGCTCTCGGCCCGCCCTCCCTCCTGCTCCGCCAGAGACGCCCAACTAAGTCCCAGCCTCAGCCCGGGCTCCTCAGATGCAGGCACATGGACCCCGCGGGCGGGACGCGGGCGGGGGAGCCAGAGCTCCGGACTCCCGATTGGGCGAGCGGCCCGTCCCTCGCGCCAAGCTCCGCCTCCTTGCCGTCACCCCCGGAGGACTGGCGAAATCATAAAGTGCCCCGAACTCTGCGGAGCCGCAGCCCGGGCCCGCGGACCCCCCGTCCTGAGCGGCCGCCCGAGGCTCCCCGAGGCTCCCCGAGGCTCCCCGGGCGCGCCCGACGGGCGCTCGGGCTCGCTCTCCCGGGGCCGGCTGCAGGCGCCGGACCCCGGCGCGACCGGACGCCTCGCTCCCTGCCGGCCCCCAGCCTCCTCCGCCCCGCGCTGGACGCCGCCCGCCCCCCGAGGCGAATCCTGCCCTTCCTGGAGCCTCCCGGGAGGCCAGGGCTGGGGAGCCTTCGAGGAGCCCGGCCCCTGCACCTGCAGGCGAGGGAGGTCACCTCCGGGGAAGCCCCTGGAGCCCAGGAAGGGAGCGGAGCCCGGGCCCGGGCGCTCTGAATCGCCCCCTCGCAGCCCCGAGGATCGGGGGCCGTGGAGGTCTTCAAGCCCGACCCCTGGTTTTATAGAGAgcgggaaactgaggcaccgagCGGGAAAGGCGAGTGCCCAAAGTCACGCAGCCAATGGCTAG